A segment of the Aureliella helgolandensis genome:
TGGACGAGGTAGTGAGTCCAGTCAGGCCCTGATCGAGCTTGGGATTTGTTACCTCGTCCACTACTGCGGTCGAACTGAGGATACGTTGCCTCACCATTGGGAGAACGGTCTCGTCCGCTTCTATGCGAGTCTGACGAGGCCTGTTGCTGTACGCAGCCAGTCCTCCTCCACTGGTCAGTCTCCCTCCCAAAAATCCACCAACGGGATGCTACACGTAAGTAGCATCCCGTTTTTTCGTTGGGGCACTGTCTTTTCTGTTAGTGCTTTTCTGTTAGTGCTTTTCTGTTAGTGCATTGTTTTCTTTCCGTCGGTGCACATTGGCAGGCTCCTGCAAAACCCTACGATCGGTCTCGACAGGATTTAGGTAAAAAGGCTAAACAATGTTAAAGATTTACTCAAACAGCATCTGCTTGCCGTTGCTCCATGATTCGCTAGGTCGCTCCACCGATGTCCACTCCGCAACTCACTCCTGACCGAATTCGCCAAATTGCGATTTTGGTGTCGTGCGTTGACGCAAACACCGCGCGGCAATTGATCCTACATCTCCCGACCGAGACGGCCAAACAAGTGCGTGGGATGGCATCGCAACTTGGCCAAGTATCCGATGCAGAGAAGCAATCGATCCTAGCCGCGTTTCGGCAGTCGGCGGCGCCCTCCCCCAGAACGACTCCCGCACATTCCACTGCAGAAGCTCCACAGCCGCAGAATCCCGCCTCCCTTGCCAGCGTTGCCAACCCCACGGCCCCCGCGACCACTCCAGCCCCCAGCAAGACTCAGCAGGGGCCAGCCTGGACGCGGCTCAGCACTGAGGCGCTGCTGCGATTCGTGCGTGACGAACGTCCGGCGGTCATCGCAGTCGTGGTAAGCCAATTGGAAGCCCCAGTTGCGGTTCAGATCTTACAGAACCTCCCCACCGAAATGCATCGCGAAGTCCTGACGCGACTCACTCGACTTCAAGAAATCGACGCCGATGCCATGGCGACGATCGATGAGCATCTGACAGAGCGGCTCACAGAGTACCAACACACACTTGAAAGTGAATCGTACAACAACAAGCGACTCCAAGCCTTGCTGCAGGCGGCCCCCTCGGCACTCCGCGAACAATGGTCGGACATCCTCGATCCCACGAGCAGTCGCTTGCAATCCGGAACTACCGCAGCATCTCAACCAAGCGGTGCGAACGCGTCAGCTGCGATTTCGCCAAACAGCCAAGTTCCCAATCGCCCGGCCAAGTCGCTAGACGAGCTGTACAACCAAGCAAGTATTTCCACTCAGGATTTCTTGGAGCGCACGCCTGCAGAAATCCTACTCCGTCGCGAACTGGAACACCCCACCGCAGCTCGCCCCAACGCCGCGTCTGCAGAGATCCACTCGTCCATCGATTCCTTGGATTCGCCGCACGTCGATCCGCCCGCTTCTTCGGACAGCGCCTCGATTCCCTTTCCGCCCCAGCAGCAACCTTCGCGCGAAGACTCCTACGATCGCTCACTGGTGCAAATGGAGTTTGAGAGACTACTCGATTTCCCGGCACATCAACTGGCACAACTTCTCAGCCAAACGGAAACAGAAACGGTATTGTTGGCCTTGGCAGGTGCAACACCTCAATTCATGAAAGCGTTTTACGCCATGCTCAAGTCCAAGGATGCGCAGGCCCTAAAGTCTCGTTTGCAACGGATTGGAGCCATTCAGCTGCGCGATGTCGATGAGGCACAGCGCCGAATCGTCGAACTCGCCGACACGCTGTTCGCTCCAAGCACCCTGCCGTTTAGTCGTCGCCCTCAGACAAGTGCGGCTGCTCCCCTGCGTCGCGCCGCCTAGCCAGACAGCCACTCATCCGCAGGCCGCAGGAAGAACTAGCAATCCGCCGCCGTCCTGCCATCCTCCAGCACT
Coding sequences within it:
- a CDS encoding FliG C-terminal domain-containing protein, translated to MSTPQLTPDRIRQIAILVSCVDANTARQLILHLPTETAKQVRGMASQLGQVSDAEKQSILAAFRQSAAPSPRTTPAHSTAEAPQPQNPASLASVANPTAPATTPAPSKTQQGPAWTRLSTEALLRFVRDERPAVIAVVVSQLEAPVAVQILQNLPTEMHREVLTRLTRLQEIDADAMATIDEHLTERLTEYQHTLESESYNNKRLQALLQAAPSALREQWSDILDPTSSRLQSGTTAASQPSGANASAAISPNSQVPNRPAKSLDELYNQASISTQDFLERTPAEILLRRELEHPTAARPNAASAEIHSSIDSLDSPHVDPPASSDSASIPFPPQQQPSREDSYDRSLVQMEFERLLDFPAHQLAQLLSQTETETVLLALAGATPQFMKAFYAMLKSKDAQALKSRLQRIGAIQLRDVDEAQRRIVELADTLFAPSTLPFSRRPQTSAAAPLRRAA